GTTTTATTTAAATTGAATCGAAAGAAGTTTTGGTATTATTCTAATTTATGCCCCTTATTTATGATATGCAGAATGGAATGATATTGCCGCACATATTAagtaaatattttataatttttacctttttttattttgaaaaatgctaaaaattctaaatacttttataatttttttcccATATACTTTATAAATGGTAAATTTTCTCATAATATTATGTGACTACGCGTGCATTCGTATACGCTCACGAATTAAATTTCAACAGGTATCATGCGACGTAATTTTACAactattttaatataaattttggTTTACCTAGAATTAATCTTTCATTTTTAGTGAATTTCAATATTTGTATTTTACATTTTGTCTTTTCAATTATATATTCATATATTTAATTCTTATattaaaattcaattttttttaaaacattattacttataagttatgatttacCAAACATGTTATTAACTTATAAAAAATCTTAAATTATTGAAACACCTAACTAACttataatttatgaaatttatatcatttatatttttcaattttaagttATTAATTACATTTTTTAAGAAATCTTAAAAAAGAGTCCCGGTAAAACACTAGGTTGCTGAGATCTATACTAACACATGTCATTTCTATTATATTCCTAGATATGATACGGTCAACAAAAGTTTGTATTTTCTActctttttttttgaaacaaaaCGTACTTGCATTAAATTAACCCTCCTCAGAGGCAATATTACAAATGATAAAATCTGGAGCAGTAGATACCCACTCCTGAAGACCTGACATAGAATACGTAGCTTTTGCTAACAAGTGTGCTACCATATTCGCAGATCTAGGGACAAAAGTCACTAACACTTCATCAAAGTGTTTAATAATATCTTTACAATCATCCACAATCGTATGGAAATAGGATTGACCACCCTCACCATTAACAGCTTCCACCAAAGCCTTAGCATCACATTCAAAGATACACTTACTTCGTCTCCAATTCTTTGTCCACGATAAAGCTTCCCTTAAGCCTATTGCCTCAACTTCCCTTGGCTGCAGACATCCCTGCACCACCTGACTCCTAGCTCGCATAAAACGGCCACACTCATCTCTGATCACACACCCCACTCCCATCTGCCCAGTTCGCAACATACAAGCAGCGTCTACATTGATCTTAACCCACCCTTCAGGAGGTTTACTCCATATTCGATTACTCGCTTGAGTCCGAGCTGTTTGTTTCTGCATATCTTCCCTGGCACGGTTCCATTCTGCTAGCATATTTACCGTCCTAGACTTTACTCCAAAACTTGAAGTGTTTATACGGTTCCAAACCCAGTTGTTTCTCCTATACCACAGATTCCAGCATAACATTCCAACTAAACCATTTCGTTGATGTCCACCATTCTGAAATACGCGCTTTAAGATTGTCATAACAGTGTCACTCGGTGAAACAGTTACCAGCTCTGCAAGGCCAACTTTATCCCACAAATCCCTAGCAAAACAACATTGAAAAAGAATATGCATATCATCCTCCGCAGCCCTTTGACACCATGAGCACACTGTACTTACCTCTACGTGTTTTCTAGCCAAAGCAACAGCTGTAGGCAGTACCCCTCTGCAAGTGCGCCATAAAAGATTTGTAACCTTTCCTGGTAGTTTAAGACCCCATAGCTTTTTCCAGAACACCTTCTCTAGGCACTCCCGCTCTCCTCGAATATGTCTATAACATGACTTAACtgaaaattcccctttctcatCAAAATACCAGAACCAAGAATCATTTTTCCTAATCCTTGGAATTGGAATCTTCTTTATCAGCTCACAATCTCGAGCATTACAAATATTTTGTAACACATCGTCATCCCATGCTCTCTTACTCTCATCCATCAAATTCTCCACCGTTATATCCTGCAATTCTTCAGGTATATCAGTTGTGAGATACCCGTTTAAAGAACAAGGTAACCATGGCACCTTCCAGATTTTTGTATCTTTTCCGTCCCCAATACGACGTCTGTAACCTTGCCTTATCACACCTTGAGCCTCCATTAAACTCCGCCATACATAGCTAGGACTGCTCCCAAGCTTTGCATCCAGAAAGTTTGAGTTGGGAAAATACCGAGCACGGAGTAAATCTGTTAGTAATGGGTTTGCATTATTTATCACGCGCCAAGCCTGTTTTGCTAACATTGCCACGTTAAATTCCCTTAATCTCTTGAAGCCCAGACCACCATCTTCTTTAACCGTACATAGTCTCTCCCAAGATATCCATTTAATCCCTCTACCCGAATTTCCACTCCCCCACCAAAACGCATTCATACTCTTTTCAATTCTGTCAGACACCTCCAGTGGGATCAACAACATGCTCATCCAGAAATTTGGAACCACCTGAGCTGCTGTTTTTAGTAAGGTCACTTTACCTGCCTTAGATAAGGTCTGATTCTGCCAAAGCTGTAATTTTTGGTTAATCTTGTCAGATAGAAAAGAAAAAGTTGCAGCTTTTCTCCTTCCTACACACATGGGCATCCCCAAATACTTACCCGGATTCTGAACTTCATTTACACCCAACTGCTGGCATGCATCCCTTCTATCTCGTCCAATAGTATTCGAGGAAAAATTGACTGATGACTTTGTGTAATTAATCATTTGTCCCGATATACTCTCATACCTACCCAGAATCCGCTTCATAATATTAGCTTCTGTCTTTGTGGCTCGAAAGAAGAAGTAACAATCATCCGCGAATAATAAATGTGATATCGTAGGTGCACCCCGAGCAATTTTACACCCGTGCAATAAACCAACCTCTTCATTCCTTCGAATAATAGAACTAAGCCCCTCCGCACACATGATATATATATACGGAGATATTGGGTCGCCTTGTCGCACCCCCCGGGATGGAATGACCTCTCCAAAAACATTCCCATTTCGAATAAAACTGTAGGAAACTGAATTGATCAAACCCATTATCCGTTCAATCCACAAGTCAGTGAATCCAAACTTTATCATCATGTTTCGAATAAACTCCCATTCCAACCTATCATAGGCTTTTGAAATGTCTATTTTAAACCCTGCAATTCCCTTAGTTCCCTGAGACAATCTTTTCATATAATGATTAACTTCAAACGCTATCAATGCATTATCATTAAGCAATCTCCCCTCTATAAATGCGCTTTGCTTATCCGAAATCAACAATTTCAAACAAGGTTTTAATCTATTCGCCATGACTTTAGAAAGTATGCGAACTAACACATTACACAATGAAATTGGTCGTAGATCAGTCATTGCTTGAGGTTCTTTAACTTTTGGAATTAGACATACCAGCGTTTGATTTATTCCACTTGGGAGCTCTCCCGTACTCAGAAAATGCTGGCAGAATTGGACCACATCTGTTCCAACTATGCACCAATAAGTTTGAAAGAATGCCGGATTTAAACCATCTTGCCCAGGTGACTTATCCGGGTGCATGGAGAACACTGCACTTCTGACCTCCTCATACGTAATCTCAGCCACTAAGTTTGCATTCTCATCTTCTGTCACCTGATTCACTGTTTCTCGGTCTGATAACTTGCCATTCAGCCCCAAAGTTTGGAACACTTCTGCATAATAATTCGTAATTACTCCTTGTATTTCCTCCTCAGTTTCTTTCCATTCACCCCCTGTATCTTTAATACGTTTAAACCCATTATTCGTTTTCCTTGCTGATGCAAACTGATGATAGAATTTCGTATTTTGGTCCCCATGCTGCAGCCACATTTGCTTCGCACGTTGCTTCCAATACACCTCCTTCCTTTCCAGTAAATTCAAATACTCCCATCTCACTGCATTATACGTTTGAATCCCTGGTACATCTCGATGAGCTCTGAATTTCCTTAAGTTCTTTCGACACTCCAAAAGCTGTTGATTAAATTCATGACTGATACCCCCTCCCCATTCCTCCAGTCTGAGTGCACAATAACTCATTTTCTCCAAGATTGGTTTCCCTGCTGTATGTTCCCAGCTATCCTTTACTAAATTAAAACAATCCTTCTCTTTTATCCATATGTTCTCAAACTGAAACCGCTTACGCCTTGGCACATATACTTGTTTATTTAACTGTAAGTATAGAGGTAAGTGGTCTGAGGTAGCCACTTCAAGAACCCGAACTTCAGCCAAATGAAACAAATTCCTCCATTGCTGTGTGGCTAAACCCCTGTCAAGCCGCTCCTGCACCCAGTTAGCCTTTCCCCTCGGTTTCTCCCAAGTATATTTCTCTCCCACAAACCCCAAATCCACAAGCTCACAGTCCCTTATAACTTCCCCAAAACCATTTAAGCAACTGCGTGGATGGTCCCTACCTCCTCTCTTCTCATCTGCAAACATTAAGTCATTAAATTCTCCGATTATACACCATGGGAGATCTGATTTACCAGCCAGAGTACGTATAATATTCCATGACTCATATCTCTTTCCTCTCTCCGGGCATCCATAAAAACCAGTATATCGCTAACGCCCAACCTGATCATTCTCTATCTCAAAGTCAATAAAATTCTTACTAGCTGCAGTTACTTTACACCCTCCCTCATTCTTCTACAATAAAGCTAAACCTCCACTGTGACCCTCCGCATCAATAACCCAACAGCCAGCAAAATGAATCTCCTTACAAACTGCTTCTAATTTAGATTGTGTGGTTAACGTTTCAGAAAGAAAAACAAAACTGGGCTTTAATTGATTTGTGATTTCTTTCAGAAATCGAACTGTACGTGGTTGGCCCAGCCCACGACAGTTCCAAGCTAGTAAACTCATTGTTCTAGGTGGGCTTGCTCCGCAAGTCCCGCCTCTCGCAAGTTTTTTGGCCCAGTAATTTGTTTAGGCCCATTTGATAAAATCTCTGCACTGTCATCCGTGATATTTTCCCCCTCAACACGCCTCCTTTTCGGGTCGGTTACAATTATCTCATTATCCAATATAACTCCTCCCGCGCTCCCAGATATTTgatttgataaattattttgccGGATTTTACTCCCAAGATCTTTCTGCACAATTCTAATCCCCCCATCATCCCCTAAAATCTCGCTTGATTGCCCATCCACTTCCATGAATCTCTCCTCCACCCTATCCCTGCCCTGCACGGTGGTTTCTGCCGTTGATCTTCCTCCTGTTTCTTCCCATACCTTGTTGCCCTCATTTCCATTTCGAAGCCATTTTGCTCCCAAGTTTTGGGAACTCATGTTTCTTGTTGGTGCTCTTAACCAGGTTCCATATGCCCGAGGTATTTCTTTTTCATGATTGGCATACTCCAGGCTGCAGTCTCTGTCAGAATGACCAATTATTCCACAAACAAAACAGAAGCTACTAAGTCTCTCATACTTAAAATTCACCCAGCTCCATTCTCCTCATTCTCTTTTAATCCTCATACGTCTTTTAAGTGGTTTATCCAGATCCATTGTCACCCGTACTCGAGCATTCATTCGCCATCCTCCACTCAAATTTGCCGGATCAGATTTCACAAATTTCCCAACAAAGTTTCCTATATTCATAAATATTTGCTCCGAGTTGAAACCCTTTGGGAGATCATATACTTGAACCCACATATCACTTGTATGCAAATTAACCAGATGTGGATCCTCGTTACCTTCAAGCCTATGGTATGCTAATAAGCTCTGCTCAAACGTCCATGGCCCCCCTTCTACAACCTTCTGCATATCCAAGATATGGTAAAAAACAAACGAGTATCGATGGCCTCCGATGTCATGGATTTCCATTCCTTCCTTTGGACGCCACAGCGAAGCAAGAACATTTTGCATGGCCTTAAAGTTAATATTTTTCTCTGTAAGAAAACGTCCTACCAAGACATATGTGGCTTGTTGATTTCTGACTTCTCCATCCGCAACAATTACTCCTCCTTCCCCCTCATCTTCCACCGTGAGCTGTGCATACAGATCCTCCAAGCTTGTTGCCGGTGCCGACATTTCCTTTCAAACCTTGACTTAGACACACAGATAATATGAAAGAACGGAATAATGACCTATACCCTTGTCACATGAACAAGACAAAACTTGCTCGTAGGCAAGACATATTATGTATTTGTATTTTCTACTTATAATACTTAAATATACATAATATTCACGTCCCTAAAGACTTAAAATATTGTCTTAAGCAGGAGAGTGATATTCTAATGAAAGGAGAAGTCTGGTCCTTTTTtactcttttttttttctttttttttgcgGTGCATATATGTCTTCGCAGGGTTCAACAATATGCGCGAATAAATCTTTGCCAACTTAGGTGTACTTTATTCATTTACATCGATGATAATTTTTAAAGCCAAGATTTTCATCTTCAAAGTTTAATgatttatttttctaatttttttaaagttttagaattttaaataataaaaaattaagaatattttttAACATATTAGAAATAGTTAAGTGTCCGGTTGACATATTTAGAAGTAGAATAAGATTAGAGTTTAAAGAGGAGAATGGTTCGAACTTAAATATAATTAACAGTTTGATTATATTAGAATACGTGCTCAAATGTGTAAAGGagaaaaattcaaatttataagaAACATATAATTTAAAGTTTtatttatatgaaaataaaaaatgtatttatttatattcgaaatATAAAACACATTCGTATTTGTGTAGGAGTAAAATTCGAAACTTTATTTAGCAAACAAAAAAGGGAATTCGAAACTTAAGCCATACTAGAAGAAATCTATAAAAAAGTCATACTACAAATAGAACAAGTGTTCGAGTTTATATACGATAATAATTGGAATTCCATAAAATTAACAGTTTAATTATATATGTGTTTAAATATATAAAGAAGAAGAATTTGAAATTATAAATTAgcaaaaaaaattgaatttataAGAAATACTGATAACTTAAAATTTTATTTGTAGTAGAATAGAAAATTCATTTATTTATATTCAAGACATAAAATGCATTCGTATTTGTGTAGAAGTGGAATTCAAAACTGGAGCCTGTATTATCACCCAAATCTTGTAACGAGATCAACTTCATTTATTTGTTAGTCCttttttatttagtttttataTATACTTTGATTACTTTGGATTCGGGGTTATGATTGTTTAATAAAATATTTCTGGAAAACTTGTAGGATTTGGATTTGGTTGAGACTGAGGTTATCTAGATAGGCTTTAGTTGAGAATTAATTCATCAAATAGTTGGGATTAGTTAATTTTAGAGGTGCTAACAACATTATCTACCGTCTTTCGTTATATATTTGTGTTAATACTTAGTTTTaaccaaatttatttatcttctCATGTAGCTTATATTCGTATTTATATTTGTGTCAAATTAAGCCATCACATGAAAATATCACAAAAGATGTACCAAAATCAACGACAAATTAAAGTATCTCAAATATATTTGGTGACCAAGTATTTGTGATGGGAGTTTCGACAACACTTCTAAtattgtttcaatttttttttaacttttaaaATTGTAAATATGAATAACTAAAATATCTTTCATTTTCCAATTCATAAAGAGAGGGTCGAGATTTGAATTATCTTTAACCATATTGTAAATAGAATAATTATTGTAGTTTATAAAGGAGAAGATTTGGATTAAGAACCTGATGTaccaataatattattattagtCTATATTTTTAGGAGATGATCTTCTTTGCTTAATTAGCCAACCCCTTCAAATGAGATTGTTGTCCTTTATTTATACTAAGTCCCAAATGAGCTCAATCCTTACAATCtgggccttcttgggctttacatAATGTATTGTGATTATTCTAACTATAATTCCTTTGGGCCGTCTTGTCCTGGTCCAACATTAGAAAAATCTAATGTTTTCGTGCTCTCCACCCTTGCGCTTTGAATTCCGAGGTTTTTGTCTTGATACCTGAATAAAGTTAGTGACCGGACATGATAATGAAATGAAGGGAAAAATTAGTGAAAAAATGAACGAACGAAGCAAAAGAAAAATAACTGTTAATTCGAGATAGGAGTCAAATGTGTGTGTCCGAAAAAAGAAAGAAATTAAACGTAAtgctttttttttttttgaaggTATATATCCGCACATGTGtgtttttgaatttatttttccaggtttttttttgtttttgcaGGTTTCCAGGCTAACCTCTTCGACTTCCTCTCCAGGTATCTCAAAGGGGATTGCAGCGCGTTCTGGGCTCGCACTGTAAGTCgtctactctctctctctctattcctTTTCCTTTTTATCTGCGGGTCGGTCGTGTTTATAGTTTACCGATTTATAATGGCCGACTTTCCTTCGTCGTCGTCGTCGCATAGTGCCACCAACCGGGACCCCGGGAAGCGACCGTTAGAGGAGGGTGACGAGGAGTCTGTTTTGAACTTGGATAATCTAGAGATCCCGGACCTAGGTCAGTGTGGATCTTTTGATTTCTTAAGAAGCGATGAGTTTTTGAGGGGGGTGCCTCCAGGTCCTATGCCCTCTCCACCCTTAAGTCCTCGTACCCTGGAACTTAGGAATAGAACGGTCGAGGAAAGTCTTCGACTAGGTAGGATCGAATTTGAGAGCAAACCTAGTTTAAACTATCTTAGTTATTACATCACCGTCGACCCCCCTGCGAGTAAGTTGGAGAAGTACATCGACCTGTCTAACGGCTACCGTTACCGAGTGCCGACAGCAGATGAGAGGGTTTGGATGATGCCCGAGTTCGGGATGCATGGGGTTGCGATGATAATGTTTCAGTTTGGTCTTCGTTTGCCCATGCATCCGTTCTTCCTGACGATGTATGAGGCTATCGGTTGTGGTTTAGGACAGCTGACACCAAATTCTGTTGCTCAGTTAAGTGGTTTCGTGGCGCTGTGCTGTGATAAGGGTCGATCACCGACtttgaagttgtttttctctatTTATGGTGTGCGGTACTATGGTGGCCAAGTATATTTCGACTCCCGACATCGACGGATGAAGATTGTTAGTGTTAGGTCATCGAATTCTGGTTATCACTCGCAATGGTTGTACGTTGGGGGT
The sequence above is drawn from the Apium graveolens cultivar Ventura chromosome 2, ASM990537v1, whole genome shotgun sequence genome and encodes:
- the LOC141695374 gene encoding uncharacterized protein LOC141695374 translates to MFADEKRGGRDHPRSCLNGFGEVIRDCELVDLGFVGEKYTWEKPRGKANWVQERLDRGLATQQWRNLFHLAEVRVLEVATSDHLPLYLQLNKQVYVPRRKRFQFENIWIKEKDCFNLVKDSWEHTAGKPILEKMSYCALRLEEWGGGISHEFNQQLLECRKNLRKFRAHRDVPGIQTYNAVRWEYLNLLERKEVYWKQRAKQMWLQHGDQNTKFYHQFASARKTNNGFKRIKDTGGEWKETEEEIQGVITNYYAEVFQTLGLNGKLSDRETVNQVTEDENANLVAEITYEEVRSAVFSMHPDKSPGQDGLNPAFFQTYWCIVGTDVVQFCQHFLSTGELPSGINQTLVCLIPKVKEPQAMTDLRPISLCNVLVRILSKVMANRLKPCLKLLISDKQSAFIEGRLLNDNALIAFEVNHYMKRLSQGTKGIAGFKIDISKAYDRLEWEFIRNMMIKFGFTDLWIERIMGLINSVSYSFIRNGNVFGEVIPSRGVRQGDPISPYIYIMCAEGLSSIIRRNEEVGLLHGCKIARGAPTISHLLFADDCYFFFRATKTEANIMKRILGRYESISGQMINYTKSSVNFSSNTIGRDRRDACQQLGVNEVQNPGKYLGMPMCVGRRKAATFSFLSDKINQKLQLWQNQTLSKAGKVTLLKTAAQVVPNFWMSMLLIPLEVSDRIEKSMNAFWWGSGNSGRGIKWISWERLCTVKEDGGLGFKRLREFNVAMLAKQAWRVINNANPLLTDLLRARYFPNSNFLDAKLGSSPSYVWRSLMEAQGVIRQGYRRRIGDGKDTKIWKVPWLPCSLNGYLTTDIPEELQDITVENLMDESKRAWDDDVLQNICNARDCELIKKIPIPRIRKNDSWFWYFDEKGEFSVKSCYRHIRGERECLEKVFWKKLWGLKLPGKVTNLLWRTCRGVLPTAVALARKHVEVSTVCSWCQRAAEDDMHILFQCCFARDLWDKVGLAELVTVSPSDTVMTILKRVFQNGGHQRNGLVGMLCWNLWYRRNNWVWNRINTSSFGVKSRTVNMLAEWNRAREDMQKQTARTQASNRIWSKPPEGWVKINVDAACMLRTGQMGVGCVIRDECGRFMRARSQVVQGCLQPREVEAIGLREALSWTKNWRRSKCIFECDAKALVEAVNGEGGQSYFHTIVDDCKDIIKHFDEVLVTFVPRSANMVAHLLAKATYSMSGLQEWVSTAPDFIICNIASEEG
- the LOC141695383 gene encoding uncharacterized protein LOC141695383 produces the protein MSAPATSLEDLYAQLTVEDEGEGGVIVADGEVRNQQATYVLVGRFLTEKNINFKAMQNVLASLWRPKEGMEIHDIGGHRYSFVFYHILDMQKVVEGGPWTFEQSLLAYHRLEGNEDPHLVNLHTSDMWVQVYDLPKGFNSEQIFMNIGNFVGKFVKSDPANLSGGWRMNARVRVTMDLDKPLKRRMRIKRE